A stretch of the Massilia varians genome encodes the following:
- a CDS encoding alpha/beta hydrolase — translation MSKPLLHFSHGNSYPAGTYGRLFQALGAHYELRAHDMYGHDPRFPVGDGWPGLVDELIHQLEGYERPPILVGHSLGGMLSMMAAKQRPELARCVVMLDSPVVAGWRAFLWKLVKRRGLGSRFSPAKFSERRRNVWPDRAAAYQHFIAKPMFQAWAPGALDDYLDHGLKPHPEGVQLRFDRAVETMIYNTLPHHMGAILREPYPLPIGFIAGTSSEELRQAGLDATRRLVGRNLVMIEGGHLYPLEKPLETARLTHAMIECLLAPSMPGSQSVSAAAV, via the coding sequence ATGAGCAAACCGCTGCTGCACTTTTCCCACGGGAACAGCTACCCGGCCGGCACCTACGGCCGGCTGTTCCAGGCCCTGGGCGCGCACTACGAGCTGCGCGCCCACGACATGTACGGGCACGACCCGCGCTTTCCGGTGGGCGACGGCTGGCCCGGCCTGGTGGACGAGCTGATCCACCAGCTGGAAGGCTACGAGCGCCCGCCGATCCTGGTCGGCCATTCGCTCGGCGGCATGCTGAGCATGATGGCGGCCAAGCAGCGGCCCGAACTGGCGCGCTGCGTGGTCATGCTCGATTCGCCGGTGGTGGCCGGCTGGCGCGCCTTCCTGTGGAAGCTGGTCAAGCGGCGCGGCCTGGGTTCGCGCTTCTCGCCGGCGAAGTTCTCCGAGCGCCGGCGCAATGTCTGGCCGGACCGGGCGGCGGCCTACCAGCATTTCATCGCCAAGCCGATGTTCCAGGCCTGGGCGCCGGGCGCGCTCGACGACTACCTCGACCACGGCCTCAAGCCCCATCCGGAAGGGGTGCAGCTGCGCTTCGACCGGGCGGTGGAAACCATGATCTACAACACGCTGCCGCACCACATGGGCGCCATCCTGCGCGAACCCTATCCGCTGCCGATCGGTTTCATCGCCGGCACCAGCTCGGAGGAACTGCGCCAGGCCGGGCTGGACGCCACGCGCCGCCTGGTGGGCCGCAACCTGGTGATGATCGAGGGCGGCCATCTGTACCCGCTCGAGAAGCCGCTTGAAACAGCCCGGCTGACGCACGCGATGATCGAATGCCTGCTGGCGCCGTCGATGCCGGGCAGCCAAAGCGTGTCGGCGGCGGCGGTTTAG
- the dcd gene encoding dCTP deaminase, whose amino-acid sequence MAIKSDKWIRRMAEETGMIEPFEPRQVRESDGRRVISWGTSSYGYDIRCANEFKVFTNINSTIVDPKNFDSNSFVDVKSDVCIIPPNSFALARTIEYFRIPRNVLTVCLGKSTYARCGIIVNVTPFEPEWEGYVTLEFSNTTPLPAKIYAGEGCAQVLFFESDEICETSYKDRGGKYQGQHGVTLPKT is encoded by the coding sequence ATGGCTATCAAGAGCGATAAATGGATCCGCCGCATGGCGGAAGAGACCGGGATGATCGAACCCTTCGAGCCGCGCCAGGTGCGCGAGTCCGATGGCCGCCGGGTCATCTCGTGGGGCACTTCGTCGTACGGCTACGATATCCGTTGCGCCAACGAGTTCAAGGTGTTCACCAACATCAACAGCACCATCGTCGACCCCAAGAACTTCGATTCGAATTCCTTCGTGGACGTCAAGAGCGATGTCTGCATCATCCCGCCGAATTCCTTCGCGCTGGCCCGCACCATCGAGTACTTTCGCATCCCGCGCAATGTGCTGACCGTCTGCCTCGGCAAATCGACCTATGCGCGCTGCGGCATCATCGTCAACGTCACGCCGTTCGAGCCGGAGTGGGAAGGCTATGTGACGCTGGAGTTCTCGAACACCACCCCGCTGCCCGCCAAGATCTATGCCGGCGAAGGCTGCGCCCAGGTGCTGTTTTTTGAATCCGATGAAATCTGCGAGACCTCGTACAAGGACCGCGGCGGCAAGTACCAGGGCCAGCACGGCGTGACCCTGCCGAAAACCTGA
- a CDS encoding cation transporter, which yields MLALAPIWRSRTALVKGATMGGYGLFVLGTALWHLQLGVVPKAETMGVIGFLALLANCAVGALLWAYRNGDANMRSVWLCTRNDAISNVAVMLAALGVFGTNSGLPDLFVASVMGLLGLSAAYSVITHARRKMREMRAPAAPAPASAATIELKRR from the coding sequence GTGCTGGCGCTGGCGCCGATCTGGCGCTCGCGTACCGCGCTGGTCAAGGGCGCTACCATGGGCGGCTATGGGCTGTTCGTGCTCGGCACCGCGCTTTGGCACCTCCAGTTGGGTGTCGTGCCGAAGGCGGAAACCATGGGCGTGATCGGTTTCCTTGCCTTGCTGGCAAACTGCGCGGTGGGCGCGCTGCTATGGGCCTACCGCAACGGCGACGCCAACATGCGCTCGGTGTGGCTGTGCACCCGCAACGATGCGATTTCCAACGTGGCCGTGATGCTGGCGGCCCTCGGCGTGTTCGGCACCAACAGCGGCCTGCCGGACCTCTTTGTGGCGTCCGTCATGGGCCTGCTGGGCCTGTCGGCTGCGTACTCGGTCATCACGCACGCAAGGCGCAAGATGCGCGAGATGCGCGCGCCCGCCGCGCCCGCGCCCGCGTCCGCCGCGACGATCGAACTCAAACGCCGCTAG
- a CDS encoding arginine/lysine/ornithine decarboxylase has protein sequence MKFRFPIVIIDEDFRSENTSGLGIRALAAAMEQEGMEVLGLTSYGDLSQFAQQQSRASAFVLSIDDEEFGGGSVEETDFALTGLRAFVQEIRHKNANIPIYIYGETRTSRHIPNDILKELHGFIHMFEDTPEFVARHIIREAKAYLDSLAPPFFRALVNYAYDGSYSWHCPGHSGGVAFLKSPIGQMFHQFFGENMLRADVCNAVEELGQLLDHTGPVAKSERNAARIYNADHCYFVTNGTSTSNKMVWHSTVAPGDIVVVDRNCHKSILHSIIMCGAIPVFLMPTRNNLGIIGPIPLEEFTPESIARKIEANPFARDAVNKKPRILTITQSTYDGVVYNVETLREMLDGKIDTLHFDEAWLPHAAFHSFYQNMHAIGENRPRAKQSMIFSTQSTHKLLAGLSQASQVLVRESETVKLDQDAFNEAYLMHTSTSPQYSIIASCDVAAAMMEAPGGTALVEESILEALDFRRAMKKVDQEFGEDWWFKVWGPDVESEEGIGEQKDWMIRAEDDWHGFGNLAEGFNMLDPIKSTIVTPGLSLDGKFGDTGIPASIVTKYLAEHGVIIEKCGLYSFFIMFTIGITKGRWNTLVTALQQFKDDYDRNQPMWRVMPQFAAANPRYETRGLRDLCTEIHLFYKQYDVARLTTEMYLSDMVPAMKPSDAFAKMAHRQIERVAIDELEGRITAILLTPYPPGIPLLIPGERFNRTIVDYLRFARDFNERFPGFETDVHGLVKREVDGKRGYFVDCVMQDA, from the coding sequence ATGAAATTTCGTTTCCCCATCGTCATCATCGACGAGGACTTCCGTTCCGAGAATACCTCCGGTCTCGGCATTCGCGCACTCGCGGCCGCGATGGAGCAGGAAGGCATGGAGGTGCTCGGCCTGACCAGCTACGGCGACCTGTCCCAGTTCGCCCAGCAGCAGTCGCGCGCCTCGGCCTTCGTCCTGTCCATCGACGACGAGGAATTTGGCGGCGGCTCGGTCGAGGAAACCGATTTCGCCCTGACCGGCCTGCGCGCCTTCGTGCAGGAGATCCGCCACAAGAACGCGAACATCCCGATCTACATCTACGGCGAGACCCGCACCAGCCGCCACATCCCGAACGACATCCTGAAGGAGCTGCACGGCTTCATCCACATGTTCGAGGACACCCCGGAGTTCGTGGCGCGCCACATCATCCGCGAAGCCAAGGCCTACCTCGATTCGCTGGCGCCGCCCTTCTTCCGCGCGCTGGTCAATTACGCCTATGACGGCTCCTACTCGTGGCACTGCCCGGGCCACTCGGGCGGCGTCGCCTTCCTGAAGTCGCCCATCGGCCAGATGTTCCACCAGTTCTTCGGCGAAAACATGCTGCGCGCCGACGTCTGCAACGCGGTCGAGGAACTCGGCCAGCTGCTCGATCACACCGGCCCGGTGGCCAAGTCGGAACGCAACGCGGCGCGCATCTACAACGCCGACCACTGCTATTTCGTGACCAACGGCACCTCGACCTCGAACAAGATGGTCTGGCACAGCACGGTCGCGCCGGGCGACATCGTGGTGGTCGACCGCAACTGCCACAAGTCGATCCTGCACTCGATCATCATGTGCGGCGCGATCCCCGTGTTCCTGATGCCGACCCGGAACAACCTCGGCATCATCGGCCCGATCCCGCTGGAAGAATTCACCCCCGAGTCGATCGCCCGCAAGATCGAGGCCAATCCGTTCGCGCGCGACGCCGTGAACAAGAAGCCGCGCATCCTCACCATCACCCAGTCGACCTACGACGGCGTGGTGTACAACGTCGAGACCCTGCGCGAAATGCTGGACGGGAAGATCGACACCCTGCACTTCGACGAAGCCTGGCTGCCGCACGCCGCCTTCCACAGCTTCTACCAGAACATGCACGCGATCGGCGAGAACCGCCCGCGCGCCAAGCAGTCGATGATCTTCTCCACCCAGTCGACGCATAAATTGCTGGCCGGCCTGTCGCAGGCCTCGCAGGTCCTGGTGCGCGAATCGGAAACCGTCAAGCTGGACCAGGACGCCTTCAACGAGGCCTACCTGATGCACACCTCGACTTCGCCCCAGTACTCGATCATCGCGTCCTGCGACGTCGCCGCCGCCATGATGGAAGCGCCGGGCGGGACCGCCCTGGTCGAGGAATCGATCCTGGAAGCGCTGGACTTCCGCCGCGCCATGAAGAAGGTCGACCAGGAATTCGGCGAGGACTGGTGGTTCAAGGTCTGGGGCCCGGACGTCGAGTCGGAAGAAGGCATCGGCGAGCAGAAGGACTGGATGATCCGCGCCGAGGACGACTGGCACGGCTTCGGCAACCTGGCCGAGGGCTTCAACATGCTCGACCCGATCAAGTCGACCATCGTGACCCCGGGCCTGTCCCTGGACGGCAAGTTCGGCGACACCGGCATCCCGGCCTCGATCGTGACCAAGTACCTGGCCGAGCACGGCGTGATCATCGAGAAGTGCGGCCTGTACTCCTTCTTCATCATGTTCACCATCGGCATCACCAAGGGCCGCTGGAACACCCTGGTGACCGCGCTGCAGCAGTTCAAGGACGACTACGATCGCAACCAGCCGATGTGGCGCGTGATGCCGCAGTTCGCCGCGGCCAACCCGCGCTACGAGACCCGCGGCCTGCGCGACCTGTGCACCGAGATCCACCTGTTCTACAAGCAGTACGACGTGGCGCGCCTGACCACCGAGATGTACCTGTCGGACATGGTGCCGGCCATGAAGCCGTCCGACGCCTTCGCCAAGATGGCGCACCGCCAGATCGAGCGGGTGGCGATCGACGAACTGGAAGGCCGCATCACCGCGATCCTCCTGACGCCTTACCCGCCGGGCATTCCGCTCCTGATCCCGGGCGAGCGCTTCAACCGGACCATCGTCGACTACCTGCGCTTCGCGCGCGACTTCAACGAGCGCTTCCCGGGCTTCGAGACCGACGTGCACGGCCTGGTCAAGCGCGAGGTCGACGGCAAGCGCGGCTACTTCGTCGATTGCGTGATGCAGGACGCGTAA